GTGCATGTTTATCCAATTGTTCAAGAGGATTGGGGGAGGGGTGGCCTAACTTCGAGCTGTATAAGGTTGCGGAGCTCACAGCTTGGGGCTCTTTAGCTTCCGTTTCCGTTTCTTCCGCTACTTCAGCCGCTTCCATCGCTTCCCGCTCATCAGCTGCTTCCTGAATGATGTCCTTAGCAATGGTGATGCTCACTGGTTCAACGGCTTCTTCTATGGAAAGGGCTTCCGCAATGATCCATTCTGAATCGCTGTTTATTTCGGAGCTCTGTTGCGTATCGCGCAATTGAACGAGAGTTGCCAAGCCTTTATTAAAGTTTGCTCGGTTCGTCTCATGGTCGCGCATCTTTTGCGTCGAATCGGCCCATGCGGCTCCTGCAAGAAGAAGGGCTATGAACAAAACTATATAGGATCCGGAGGAGGATTTCATCGGAATTCCATCTTGGTTAAAGGTTATTTGTGGACGACAAACCAAAAGGTCATCACCGGTTGTGTGCCGTAAGAAGTCGAAGGAGAAGGACTCACTTCGGTAACAGGTGCCGGTGTTTGATTTTGTGTTGGCATGGGTGCCGGTGTCTGCACAGGTGTCGGCGCCGGTACCGGAGCTGGTGTCGGAAGGGCAGGCTCCGGCGTCATTTGGTTCACAGACCTCGCCACGGGGTTGCCGTGTTCATCATATTCCCATTGCAATTCTTGCGCACCTTCGTCGTAGCGTTGACGCGCTTCGGCTTCAACGGCGTTCAGCTCTTCTTTAACATTGGGCAGTGCGGGCGCTGTGGTGACAGGCGCGCCGCTCATGCTCATGCCCGGAGGCGGTGCAAGTTCTGCTTCCTTGATAACGACAGTACCGGGATTTTGTCCGGAAAGGGCTAAGACAATACAAATTAGTAATGCACTCATGCCAAAGTCTCCATAAATGCCAAGGTTTCGTCTAAGCCGGTGATGGCTTCTGCGCCGCCCATTTGCTGCACGGTCAGCCCGCCCACCGCATTGGCGAGCCGCACACATTTTTCCAGGGACCAGCCTTGTCGTTTTCCATAAAGGAATCCACCGCAGCTTGCGTCGCCTGCGCCGGTGGAGTCGACAACGTCAACCTTGTGCGCCGGCAGCTGAACCGTTTCTTTTTGATCCCGAGCGTAGATGCCGTCTGCGCCGAGTTTGATCACAGCAGTTTTAACGCCATGATCCAAGTAGAAGGAAGCAATGCTTTCCGGCGTCTGACAGCCGGTGTAGTGGCTCGCCTCTTCGAAGCTGGAAAAGATAATGTCGAGATGGGGCAGCGACGCGGCAATTAAGGGAAGCCAAATCCCTTTACCATCAAAACAGGTGTCCATGCTTGTGATGACACCGAGGGTTTGAGCGCGCTGAAAGACGCGGCCCATGGGGTCTCCATCCAAGCGCGGCATAATCGCGGGTCCGCCCCAATGGAACAAGTGAGAGG
This genomic window from Candidatus Hydrogenedentota bacterium contains:
- a CDS encoding carbohydrate kinase family protein, producing the protein MQFDLVSIGVVCADIMVRPVDEMPKRGTLKLVPRLEMHLGGLAAVTASIFSQLGGRAAFLGRLGKDGFGDYLLSALQRNKVNVDGVKRVNNILSSATVVLVDGTGERTFLHHVGTNADTCEEDADYEMIGASHLFHWGGPAIMPRLDGDPMGRVFQRAQTLGVITSMDTCFDGKGIWLPLIAASLPHLDIIFSSFEEASHYTGCQTPESIASFYLDHGVKTAVIKLGADGIYARDQKETVQLPAHKVDVVDSTGAGDASCGGFLYGKRQGWSLEKCVRLANAVGGLTVQQMGGAEAITGLDETLAFMETLA